In Deltaproteobacteria bacterium, the DNA window GACCGCTACCTCGAAATTCTTCTTCCTGGTAAGTTGGTGCTTCGAACTCGAGAGGACCACCGAGACGCTGCTTATCATATGGCCAGCGAGCAATACCGGCTTTATAACGTAGGCTATATACGTTTAAAATTTACTCTTTCACGAATTACGCAGACGGTATCGGAGCAAATTCCGGGTATAGGATCGCTTACCCCTGAAGACGTTGTGCTAGGGCTTCATGATGGATTTGCCGCCTTTCAGGCTGAAGTGCCTAGCTTTGACTTCACGCTTTCACCCTGTATCCGGAAGGAACCAGGGTTTTGGGATTCGGAAAATTTCGAATGCAAAGCCGAGCACTTTATGCAGCAGGTTAACTTGGTACTCGACCTGCTTGAGCGTTACCCTCAGCTTAAAACAAGTTTAACCGATGTGGATACGGTGGGTAACGAAAGAGACCTCTACCGAAAGCAAGACTTTATAGAAATGCAACCGGGCTTTCGTAAACTCCATGAAAATGGCTTTCACATCCGAAGCCACCATGGAGAAACCTGGAACATTTTACGCTACGGTATTCAGGCCGTTGATAACGCCATGAACATTTGGCACATCGATACTCTCGAGCATGGACTCAGTTTGGGAATTAATCCGAACTACTACTTTCACAGTATCCTGCAACGTGTGCTTAAGTGGAATCGCAGAGGGCAAAGCCTTCAGCAAGATTGCCTCGAGGCTCGCGAGCTTAAAGATATGGACTGGAAAGAACATCGAGAGGTCTTTCGAAAAATCATGTCGGGCATCACCCTTAATGCGGAAGAAGTTCGAGAGTTTTCGCGAGTAAAATTCTATGCCGCACGCGAAGTAGAGCGCTACCAACATGATGTTCTCAACCGAATGATTGATAAGGGTGTGAGTATCACATCGCTTCCCTCTTCCAACCAAAGGCTCACAACGAGTCTACCGGATTACAAAGATCACCCTTTTTCTTGGTGGGAACAAAAAAGTGTCCGGCAAGGCATAGGCACCGACAACTACATCACTCTAGACACGCACTACCTGCAGGAACTTATTATTTTGCTATTGAGTGACCCCAAGAATCTCAAAATAACAAAACTTTTAATGGTCGCGACAGGTGAAACCCGGCGTCCATACTTAAGCAAAGTTCTTTGGGATATGTACTAGAGGCAGTCCTCATCTCTTTTATCCAATGACTTTTCGCCATCTGAAACCAGAGAGCGCCCGCCCCACAAGAAGACTACAATAACCAACACTATCAAACACATAGAACCCGTCTCCGTATGGTTTCTATCCAAATTGAAGACCACAATTTCCTCCGGTAAGCTCCATTTAACCATCAACTAAAATGTTAGTAGTGATAAGGGAGACAAGTCAGGATAGACTGATGACATGTCTGATGTCGTAACCCCTGAGAGCTGGTTAGCACTTACAACCCGCCTGCTGCTTTCCGAAGGTCTCCACCCACGAGGGGTTCCTGTAAGCTGGGGACTTAAGAGCCTACAGGGTTTGGCCCAAGAGTTAGACACGTCGCTTGAGGACCTCATCCAAGAAGGGCTCAGTCAGAACCCTCAGGGAAAACTTTGCCAACAAATACGAGAGGCGCTCCTTGATACTCGGTCGAGTTTTTTCATACCCTATTCCACCTATCGATACTTAAGGTGCAGCGTACTGCCCAGCCTCACCGTCGACCATTCTAAGGACCATACATTGCGATTCTGGTGTGCCAGCTGTGGCCCCGGTCAAGAGGTCTACAGCATAGCCATCATGCTTGATGTTGCCATGCCTGAACTTCAAGACTGGGACATCCAGATCATTGGAACCGACGTATCTCGTCAAGCCATCGCGCAAGCTAAAGCTGGGAAATATAGTTCGCAAGAAGTACAACAAGGCCTTCCAGAAAAATTACGACATAAATACTTCGAGCAATCGTCAGACGGCTTTTGGAGCGTGAATAAGGCAATCCAAAAACGAACCACATTTCAGGTTCAGAATGTTCTGCGAGCTACTGAGATGCCTTATGATTTCGACATCATTTTCTTCAGGCGAACCTTGGGGCAGCTTGATCCAAGAGTCCGCGGTATGGCCATTGAGAGCTTGATGAAGCAGGCCAAACCCTCAACCCTTCTGGTTACAGGCACCAGGGAGTTACTGCCCTCTAATAGCTTCAATCTAACCGAGCGCGAACCCAACTCTGGTTATTGGGAGATACCCCCAGAGGCTCAAAGCCGCATGAAAATGAATACATTAGATGATGGCGAAGTTTTAAATTCAAAATGTCCACTCACCGAAATCGACATCAAACGGCTTAAAAAGTTATTACTCGAGTCAGAGCTATTCGAGAATATTCCGGGCCCTCTGCTCGACTCCATATGCGCTAAATTTGAACTTCATGAAGTTAAAGTGGGCGATACCCTTATCCAGCAAGGCAAGAAGAACGAAGCCTTTTTCATTGTCTACGAGGGCAGCCTACCGGTTGTTTATAATCGTGGGATTCTACGTAAAACATTAGAGCTCGGCCAGCTCTTCCCCGGCGCTATCTTCGGAGAAATGTCTCTCCTCTTGAACCAGCCGGCCAATGCTACGATTAGGGCTGATGAAGAGGCTTTCGTTTTTGTTGGAAGCGCGGGTCTTTTTAAGTTTCTCCAAGATAAAGATTCAGCCTTCCGCGAGTTTGTTCAGACCCTGCAAGAAAATAGACAAGCCGAAAATACCGTTACCATCGAGACCTCCGGAAACAGCCGCGCAGTCGACTCTTACCAACCTGGTGACGATGGCTTTGAACTGGGTCTTTCACTGGAATCACTCAGCGACGAATTGATCGAAGCCGCCCCGGTTAGCAGTGTACTTATGAGAAGACTCAAATTACGAGGTGGTTCTCAGCTGAGGCCTACTGACGAGGATTTCGTAAGGCTTAACAGCATTGTTCGATCGACGAGGCTTTTTCACGGTCTTGAGGTTGGTAAAATCGATGCCATTATGAGACAAATTCAACTCTGGCGCTTTGAAGAACGGTCACGAATCGTGAAGCAAAATGAGTCTGGATTAGGGCTATTTTTCATCGACCGAGGCTCCCTACAAATCGAGATTAACCGAAAGCTGTTTAAACCAGGCCAAGCAATACAAAAAATCGGTTCAGGATCCTTCTTTGGCGAACTCTCTATTCTTTCCGGCTTACCGACGTGCGCCGATGTTGTCAGCGAAACGCCGACTCGTATCTATGTGATGAGTAAAAAGCTATATATGTTACTGTCGACCCTGAACTGGGATTTTCGAGATGCAATCTCTGCGGTTGCGAAATCGCGCAGTACCGAAAATCAAAGCATCGTCTAGTGAGTCGCGAATAAACTGAACAGCTTCTTTACTACTCACCATACTCTTCCGCGTAATCGGCCAAAGAGGCTTGAATCACGCGTGCGGCATGGTCATAGCCGTAAATTCCTTCAATGGACACCGGACTCTCATCATCGGAATCACGAAGCTTATAAGTCTCGAAATAATGCTTTAAGCGCTCGATAAGGACATTCGGTACGTCCCCAATATCCGCCGCATCGCGCCAAATATGGTCGCCTTTAATGACCGCGATAATCTTATCGTCTGCCTCGCCATGGTCGACCATCTGTAGGCCGCCAATCACAGTGGCGTTGACCAAAATATCAGAACGGTCAATAGGACGCTCGCTCAATACACAAATATCGAGAGGGTCGCCATCACCTCGTTCAGCCTTAGGTGAGAGAGCCTTAACCCTTTGACCGCAATACGTTTTCGGTACAAACCCATAAAGTGCTGGAGGCTGCGACGAAGTACGGTGCGGCCGGTCAACTTGTATGTACCCTGTCGCCTTATCTACTTCGTACTTCACTGAATCAAAGGGAGTGACTTCAATGTATGCCGTAACAATCCGTGGCGCGTCCTCTCCCGCTTCCAGGCCATGCCAAGGGTGAGGTCTCCAACGATAAAACGGCTTGGGAAATGCCATAGATAAATCTCTCTCTTTTGTTATTTGCACCGGGTAAAGCACTTTCACGAGCCCCACCAAGCTCTTAACCACTTATCAAGCCTAAGCTACAGGTCAACGCCAACAGAGGTTGCCACGTTAGCCCTGTTAAATAAAGCGATATTAAAAAGGTCAGCCGATATCGCATAGCCTAATGAGCCAACAGCTCACCCGACAACAATCATGAGTTATAAAAAGGGCTTACCACTTTTTGACTTGGGACAAGGTTGAAAAGTATCTTCTCAAGGCGTCTACAAATACGGCCGAGAAAGCAAATCACGGGGTCAACATTGACCATG includes these proteins:
- a CDS encoding inorganic pyrophosphatase, translated to MAFPKPFYRWRPHPWHGLEAGEDAPRIVTAYIEVTPFDSVKYEVDKATGYIQVDRPHRTSSQPPALYGFVPKTYCGQRVKALSPKAERGDGDPLDICVLSERPIDRSDILVNATVIGGLQMVDHGEADDKIIAVIKGDHIWRDAADIGDVPNVLIERLKHYFETYKLRDSDDESPVSIEGIYGYDHAARVIQASLADYAEEYGE
- a CDS encoding cyclic nucleotide-binding domain-containing protein, with amino-acid sequence MSDVVTPESWLALTTRLLLSEGLHPRGVPVSWGLKSLQGLAQELDTSLEDLIQEGLSQNPQGKLCQQIREALLDTRSSFFIPYSTYRYLRCSVLPSLTVDHSKDHTLRFWCASCGPGQEVYSIAIMLDVAMPELQDWDIQIIGTDVSRQAIAQAKAGKYSSQEVQQGLPEKLRHKYFEQSSDGFWSVNKAIQKRTTFQVQNVLRATEMPYDFDIIFFRRTLGQLDPRVRGMAIESLMKQAKPSTLLVTGTRELLPSNSFNLTEREPNSGYWEIPPEAQSRMKMNTLDDGEVLNSKCPLTEIDIKRLKKLLLESELFENIPGPLLDSICAKFELHEVKVGDTLIQQGKKNEAFFIVYEGSLPVVYNRGILRKTLELGQLFPGAIFGEMSLLLNQPANATIRADEEAFVFVGSAGLFKFLQDKDSAFREFVQTLQENRQAENTVTIETSGNSRAVDSYQPGDDGFELGLSLESLSDELIEAAPVSSVLMRRLKLRGGSQLRPTDEDFVRLNSIVRSTRLFHGLEVGKIDAIMRQIQLWRFEERSRIVKQNESGLGLFFIDRGSLQIEINRKLFKPGQAIQKIGSGSFFGELSILSGLPTCADVVSETPTRIYVMSKKLYMLLSTLNWDFRDAISAVAKSRSTENQSIV